TAGGCGGACATGTCACATCAGGCGGCGGCACCGGCCGCTTCCGGGATTCGAATAATTTGGAATCGGAAAATCTCTTCGTTCAATTTGAACCGCATGCGCAGGGTGTCGACCTTCGATCCATCCAGACGGAATGTAACGACCATGTATTGCCCGGCATTGTGTTTTTTCAACGGCCGGGCAAAGGCGCGACGACCCAGGCGCGTCTTGGACTCAACTTTCCCGCCAAGTTTTTCAACCTCGGCCGACACTTTCTCGAGAGCGCTTTCCAGAGCCTCGTCGTTGAAGGACTCGGGAAAAATGATCATGGCCTCGTATCTGTTCATTCTGTCCCTCTTTCCGCGTAAAAACTGATACTTTGCCAGGTCCCGTCGCCCGATTCAATTAAATCTATTCATCGCCTGATCCCACCCTTCTCGAAGCGCCACTGCAATCGCGTCGGCGGCCCTTCGGATGGCCTCCTCAATCACCGGCCGCTCGGTGGAACCGAATCGGCCGAGTACGTGTTCAACCGTGTCGCGCTCCGCATCCCGCCCGATCCCGATCCGCACTCTCGGAAACGCTTCCGTGCCGAGATGGGCAATCAGGGATTTGAGCCCATTGTGCCCGCCGGCGCCGCCGCTTTTTCGGAGCCTCAAACGGCCGAGCGGCAGATCCACGTCGTCGACTGCCACAATCAGGTCGGCGGGCGCAATTCCTTTTTTCCGAACCAGCGGCGCCACGGCCTCGCCGCTCCGGTTCATGAACGTGGACGGTTTGAACAACAACAGGGCGCAACCTTCGAGCATGCCCTCCGCCAGCTCGCCGGTGAACCGCCAG
This genomic interval from Kiritimatiellia bacterium contains the following:
- the pth gene encoding aminoacyl-tRNA hydrolase → MKLIVGLGNPGREYEGTRHNVGFDVVDELARRLGLSFRKSWRFTGELAEGMLEGCALLLFKPSTFMNRSGEAVAPLVRKKGIAPADLIVAVDDVDLPLGRLRLRKSGGAGGHNGLKSLIAHLGTEAFPRVRIGIGRDAERDTVEHVLGRFGSTERPVIEEAIRRAADAIAVALREGWDQAMNRFN
- the rpsF gene encoding 30S ribosomal protein S6, with amino-acid sequence MNRYEAMIIFPESFNDEALESALEKVSAEVEKLGGKVESKTRLGRRAFARPLKKHNAGQYMVVTFRLDGSKVDTLRMRFKLNEEIFRFQIIRIPEAAGAAA